Proteins encoded within one genomic window of Geotalea daltonii FRC-32:
- a CDS encoding glycosyltransferase → MSRFMLAWELGGNYGHLGKLVPLTHAIKDKGHDVALAVRDLAALGKCLDRTAATLLQAPIDSHPRRKCQPVSFADILDDVGFGSPERLDGLVRGWHGLFDLYRPEVVVAEYAPSAVFAARLAGIPCLRMDTGFAIPPDVSPYPCFRPWLKLRREQLLEKETGMLQAINQVREDYGYSAHEHLFQAVQADLTLLTTVPELDHYPARKGGRHIGPLLNLDTGQDIPWPGGNGPRIFAYLHPFPGLGLVLDGLRNCGGQTIAVVPGISQEICDRYRGSKFSISDQPATLRHILPKAELVVSHTGHGLTSAALLAGVPTLAIPTQIEQMMLMRTIERLGTGTGVTPNALRTHFQEILQKTLADQEITHRTQELAAKYSRYDERRTLARLITTIERLPETIINRQPDKQEKTYR, encoded by the coding sequence ATGAGCCGCTTCATGCTGGCATGGGAGCTTGGCGGCAACTATGGCCATCTGGGCAAACTGGTCCCTCTGACGCATGCAATCAAAGACAAGGGACATGACGTGGCCCTTGCTGTAAGAGATCTTGCCGCACTGGGGAAATGCCTGGACCGCACGGCTGCGACCCTCCTGCAGGCACCCATTGACTCACACCCGAGAAGAAAGTGCCAGCCGGTCAGTTTCGCCGATATCCTGGACGATGTGGGTTTCGGCAGTCCCGAGCGCCTTGATGGGCTGGTGCGTGGCTGGCACGGCCTCTTTGATCTCTACCGGCCCGAGGTAGTGGTGGCGGAATACGCGCCGTCAGCCGTATTTGCCGCCAGGCTGGCAGGCATACCCTGTCTGAGGATGGACACGGGCTTCGCCATTCCGCCGGACGTGAGCCCTTATCCCTGTTTCCGCCCCTGGCTCAAGCTGCGGCGGGAACAGCTGTTGGAAAAAGAGACGGGCATGCTGCAGGCCATAAACCAAGTTCGCGAAGACTATGGTTATTCTGCCCATGAGCATCTCTTTCAGGCAGTGCAGGCCGACCTGACCCTGCTGACAACGGTGCCGGAGCTTGATCACTACCCGGCGCGCAAGGGAGGGCGCCATATCGGCCCTCTGTTGAACTTGGATACAGGGCAGGATATCCCCTGGCCTGGCGGAAACGGACCGCGAATATTTGCCTATCTGCATCCCTTTCCAGGACTTGGACTGGTACTGGATGGACTCAGGAACTGCGGCGGTCAAACCATTGCCGTGGTTCCCGGTATCAGCCAGGAAATTTGCGACCGGTATAGGGGCAGCAAATTTTCGATCTCCGACCAACCGGCGACATTGCGGCATATTTTGCCCAAAGCGGAATTGGTCGTTTCCCATACCGGCCATGGCCTGACCTCGGCTGCACTGCTGGCAGGGGTGCCAACCTTGGCGATACCGACCCAGATCGAACAGATGATGCTGATGAGAACTATCGAACGACTTGGTACCGGTACTGGTGTTACCCCCAATGCACTACGGACACATTTTCAGGAAATCCTGCAGAAGACCCTTGCCGATCAGGAGATTACCCACCGAACCCAAGAGCTTGCAGCCAAGTACAGTCGGTATGATGAACGGAGAACCTTGGCTCGTCTGATAACAACCATTGAGCGACTGCCTGAAACCATCATAAACAGGCAGCCCGATAAACAGGAGAAAACATACAGATGA
- the surE gene encoding 5'/3'-nucleotidase SurE, whose protein sequence is MKILLTNDDGVRAPGLNALAEAMTVLGQVFVIAPDREQSAVGHALTLHHPLRANKIGENIFAVDGTPTDCVNLGIHSLLSFKPDIVVSGINRGANLGDDVTYSGTVSAAMEATLMGIPAIAVSLVTSAEGTNYAAAAQFAVKLAATVREKGLPADTFLNVNVPDLPRERIRPPLVTTQGKRSYEGTIVDKVDPRGRNYYWIGTVDLNFKDIDGSDYHAVSRGHVSVTPLHLDLTNYNSIAVLKKWEIF, encoded by the coding sequence TTGAAAATTCTCCTGACCAACGATGACGGGGTGCGCGCCCCCGGCCTCAACGCCTTGGCTGAGGCAATGACAGTGCTTGGCCAGGTATTCGTGATTGCTCCGGACAGGGAACAGAGCGCTGTCGGTCACGCACTAACCCTTCATCACCCGCTTAGGGCCAACAAGATCGGCGAGAATATATTTGCCGTTGACGGTACCCCGACCGATTGCGTCAATCTGGGCATCCACAGCCTCCTTTCTTTCAAGCCGGACATAGTTGTTTCCGGCATCAATCGCGGAGCTAATCTCGGTGATGATGTGACCTATTCAGGCACTGTCTCAGCGGCAATGGAGGCCACCCTGATGGGCATTCCGGCCATTGCCGTCTCCCTGGTAACGTCTGCCGAGGGAACCAATTATGCCGCGGCAGCTCAATTCGCTGTGAAACTTGCCGCCACTGTCCGTGAAAAAGGGCTGCCGGCCGATACCTTTCTCAATGTCAATGTCCCGGACCTGCCCCGGGAGAGAATTCGCCCCCCCCTGGTGACAACCCAGGGAAAGAGATCTTACGAGGGGACCATCGTCGACAAGGTCGATCCCCGCGGTCGCAACTACTACTGGATAGGCACCGTCGATCTTAATTTCAAGGACATCGACGGCAGCGATTACCACGCTGTTTCCCGTGGACATGTCTCCGTAACCCCATTACATCTTGATCTGACCAATTACAATTCCATCGCCGTTCTGAAAAAATGGGAAATCTTCTGA
- a CDS encoding sigma-70 family RNA polymerase sigma factor: MDNDETIGVFPGEEPHKELDLFMEPEVEPDAVELEQVEEVEEHEEVEEEEIKVAVVEHFDDAIKLYLREIQKTKLLTADEEKELAARIDRGDKAARDKMIESNLRLVVKIAKRYINRGLPFLDLIEEGNMGLIKAVERFKLSKECRFSTYATWWIRQSIERALVNQSRTIRLPVHVSDDINKMLRITRELLQKINREPSIKEVATAMEVNSAYIRRLMVLLKKTYSIERPMGENNDYFLIDTIEDTSTVSPAELLEDVNRYEMVSKWFDTLSDNEKKILTLRFGLDDKDPQTLDTIGRSFGVTRERIRQIEAKSLEKLRKIMEATELAARCSVPSK, encoded by the coding sequence ATGGACAACGATGAAACCATAGGAGTTTTTCCCGGAGAGGAACCGCATAAGGAGCTGGACCTTTTCATGGAACCGGAAGTTGAGCCTGATGCTGTAGAGCTGGAGCAGGTGGAAGAGGTCGAGGAACATGAGGAGGTTGAGGAAGAAGAGATCAAGGTAGCCGTAGTCGAGCATTTCGACGATGCCATCAAGCTCTATCTCCGGGAGATTCAAAAGACCAAGCTTTTGACTGCAGACGAAGAAAAAGAGCTGGCAGCACGGATCGACAGGGGGGATAAGGCTGCCCGCGACAAGATGATCGAATCCAATCTGCGGCTGGTGGTAAAAATCGCCAAACGTTACATCAACCGCGGTCTCCCTTTCCTGGACCTGATCGAAGAGGGGAACATGGGGCTGATCAAGGCAGTGGAGCGGTTCAAGCTCTCCAAGGAATGCCGCTTCTCCACCTACGCCACATGGTGGATCAGGCAGTCCATCGAGCGTGCTTTGGTAAACCAGTCCCGGACCATCAGGCTGCCGGTCCATGTTTCCGACGACATCAACAAGATGCTGAGAATAACCCGGGAACTTTTGCAGAAGATCAATCGAGAACCTTCCATCAAGGAAGTGGCCACCGCCATGGAGGTTAACTCGGCATATATCCGCAGGCTGATGGTGCTGCTGAAAAAGACCTATTCCATCGAGCGCCCCATGGGGGAAAACAACGATTACTTTCTCATCGATACCATAGAGGATACCTCCACCGTCTCGCCTGCCGAACTTTTGGAGGATGTGAACAGGTATGAAATGGTCTCCAAATGGTTTGACACCCTTTCCGACAATGAAAAGAAGATCCTCACCCTGCGTTTCGGCCTGGATGACAAAGACCCGCAGACCCTGGACACCATCGGCCGCAGTTTCGGCGTAACCCGCGAAAGAATCCGCCAGATCGAGGCAAAGTCACTGGAAAAGTTGAGAAAGATAATGGAGGCAACGGAATTGGCGGCACGTTGCAGTGTCCCCAGCAAATAA
- a CDS encoding TRAP transporter substrate-binding protein, with the protein MKQSKRCLVLTATVIALCAGTSFAAPEAVTLKVAHFLPPGSTFHQKNLIPWCDKIGKESGGRLKCQLYPSMQLGGSPAQLFDQARDGIADIVWSLPTYQAGRFTKSEVFELPFMAKSSERASQAMWDYVQKNAMDEFKGVKLIFTHVHDGSQLHFGSKTVKTLEDLKGLKVRAASRIGTKTLAALGAMPVQMPAPAVPESIAKGVVDGVSIPWEVTTSLKLQEVCKTHTETAPSQAKHANSIFVFAMNQSKYNSLPADLKKVIDNNSGREVSRWVGKIWDEGASVSRKVAMNRKNKINILTDAEYKRWTKATESVDDEWIKEVSAKGANGKALLKDAKDLLKKYRD; encoded by the coding sequence ATGAAGCAGTCGAAAAGATGCCTGGTCTTAACCGCAACCGTCATAGCTCTTTGCGCCGGGACCAGCTTTGCCGCCCCGGAAGCAGTCACCCTCAAAGTGGCCCATTTTCTGCCGCCAGGTTCCACATTCCACCAGAAAAACCTAATTCCCTGGTGTGACAAGATCGGCAAGGAGTCCGGCGGCAGGCTCAAGTGTCAACTCTACCCCTCCATGCAGTTGGGAGGTTCACCTGCCCAACTTTTCGACCAGGCCCGTGACGGCATAGCCGACATCGTCTGGAGCTTGCCGACCTACCAGGCCGGTCGGTTCACCAAATCTGAGGTCTTCGAGCTGCCGTTCATGGCCAAAAGTTCCGAGCGAGCGAGCCAGGCCATGTGGGACTATGTTCAGAAAAATGCGATGGATGAGTTCAAGGGGGTGAAGCTGATCTTCACCCATGTGCATGACGGTTCACAGCTCCATTTTGGCAGCAAGACCGTCAAGACATTGGAGGACCTGAAGGGATTGAAGGTACGTGCAGCCAGCCGCATCGGTACCAAGACTCTGGCTGCCCTGGGTGCGATGCCGGTGCAAATGCCGGCGCCGGCAGTGCCTGAATCCATTGCCAAGGGGGTGGTGGATGGCGTCAGCATCCCATGGGAGGTAACCACTTCTCTGAAGTTGCAGGAAGTTTGCAAAACCCACACTGAGACCGCACCGAGCCAGGCCAAACATGCCAACTCAATCTTTGTCTTTGCCATGAACCAGTCCAAATACAACAGCTTGCCCGCCGACCTGAAAAAGGTCATCGACAACAACAGCGGTCGTGAGGTCTCCAGGTGGGTAGGCAAAATATGGGACGAGGGGGCGAGTGTATCCCGCAAGGTAGCCATGAACCGTAAGAATAAGATAAACATCCTGACCGATGCCGAATACAAGAGATGGACCAAGGCCACCGAGTCTGTCGATGATGAATGGATCAAGGAGGTTAGCGCAAAGGGGGCCAACGGCAAGGCGCTTCTGAAAGACGCCAAGGATCTGCTGAAAAAGTACCGTGATTAA
- a CDS encoding protein-L-isoaspartate(D-aspartate) O-methyltransferase, with amino-acid sequence MNFDITRRRMVETQIIGRGITDRRVIDAMLKVPRNIFVEEAMAAQAYSDSSLPIGEKQTISQPYMVALMSEMLQLTGREKVLELGTGSGYQTAILAELSNRVYTVERIRSLALRARKALDRLHYLNVNLKIGDGTDGWAAEAPFDAIIVTAGAPDVPAHLVDQLALGGRLVIPVGNQLDQTLVRVTKEKDGTITCQESVPCRFVKLIGKYGWSGEE; translated from the coding sequence ATGAATTTCGACATCACAAGACGAAGAATGGTGGAGACGCAGATTATCGGCCGCGGTATCACGGACCGGCGCGTTATTGATGCCATGTTGAAAGTTCCACGTAATATTTTCGTCGAAGAGGCTATGGCTGCACAAGCCTACAGTGACTCATCTCTTCCAATCGGTGAAAAACAGACCATTTCTCAGCCATACATGGTGGCTCTCATGTCCGAGATGCTGCAGTTGACCGGCCGGGAAAAAGTCCTCGAACTGGGAACCGGCTCCGGTTATCAGACCGCCATTCTTGCCGAGTTGTCTAACCGGGTCTACACTGTGGAGCGGATACGTTCTCTTGCCTTGCGGGCAAGAAAGGCCCTGGACAGGCTGCACTACCTGAATGTGAACCTGAAAATAGGTGACGGCACCGATGGTTGGGCCGCCGAGGCCCCGTTCGATGCGATTATTGTCACTGCCGGGGCGCCGGATGTTCCGGCTCACCTCGTCGATCAACTGGCTTTGGGGGGCAGGCTTGTAATACCCGTGGGAAATCAGCTGGATCAGACCCTGGTACGGGTGACAAAGGAAAAGGACGGGACCATCACCTGTCAGGAGTCTGTCCCATGCCGTTTCGTCAAACTCATCGGCAAGTACGGATGGAGCGGCGAAGAGTAA
- a CDS encoding radical SAM protein: MKTATSSHTSFIQIEITTICNFDCFYCAGRNMPQRHMGLDLFNTILASLPLEPCTISLQGEGEPTLHPHFISMAKQVIEAGHIPYTITNCSCLDASVIAEVFPQIGVSLDTLDPGEAQRLGRHDLRQVVENLDRLLQRMGPDRVILHTVNYGQQMERFTKLVESRGFSRHIVQPLQMKDDYRKRYCNVPVGPQGWKSAHYLGCRYLQQPLMRYFDVNGREMPCCYIKDASKFVSTDHARSVMGQGRVPDCCAGCREITMGRS; this comes from the coding sequence TTGAAAACTGCCACAAGTAGTCATACCAGCTTCATTCAGATAGAGATCACCACGATCTGCAACTTCGACTGTTTCTACTGCGCAGGGAGAAATATGCCCCAGCGACACATGGGCCTGGATCTCTTCAACACAATACTGGCATCACTACCACTAGAACCTTGCACAATCTCGCTTCAGGGAGAGGGAGAACCGACTCTTCATCCCCATTTCATTTCAATGGCAAAGCAGGTGATCGAAGCGGGCCATATTCCCTATACCATTACCAACTGCAGCTGTCTTGATGCCAGTGTCATCGCCGAAGTTTTCCCCCAGATCGGCGTATCGCTGGACACGCTGGACCCGGGTGAAGCGCAGCGCCTTGGACGGCATGACCTGCGGCAGGTGGTGGAAAACCTGGACCGGCTTCTCCAAAGGATGGGGCCTGACCGAGTCATCCTGCATACGGTAAATTACGGACAGCAAATGGAACGATTTACCAAGCTCGTTGAGAGCAGAGGGTTTTCCCGTCATATCGTTCAACCCCTGCAAATGAAGGACGATTATCGGAAGCGGTACTGCAACGTACCTGTGGGGCCGCAGGGATGGAAATCTGCCCATTACTTAGGCTGCCGCTATCTGCAGCAGCCGCTCATGCGTTACTTCGATGTGAACGGCCGGGAGATGCCCTGCTGTTATATCAAGGATGCATCCAAATTTGTGTCGACGGATCATGCGCGCAGCGTAATGGGCCAGGGCAGAGTGCCCGACTGCTGCGCAGGCTGCCGTGAAATTACCATGGGGCGATCATGA
- a CDS encoding energy-coupling factor ABC transporter ATP-binding protein, whose product MSHHIVEVKNLRHVYPDGTAALDDVSFRITHGESVAIIGANGAGKSTLLLHLNGYLTPTAGEIRIGDFPMSKATLPNIRRTVGMIFQDPDDQLFMPTVYDDVAFGPMNIGLPAAEVDARVKCALEHVGALHLQEKAPHHLSGGEKKRVAIATVLSMSPDILVMDEPTSGLDPFSRRQLMELLRDFHHTKIFTSHDLDMVICLCERTIILNEGKVQADGPTLEIFQNDALLTRCRLEKPLSMQGCPVCGCFPQLSSTLKKEVLP is encoded by the coding sequence ATGAGTCATCATATCGTTGAAGTTAAAAATCTTCGCCACGTCTATCCCGATGGTACGGCAGCCCTTGATGATGTTTCCTTTCGCATCACCCATGGAGAATCGGTGGCCATCATCGGCGCCAATGGCGCCGGCAAATCAACGCTCCTGCTGCACCTGAACGGTTATCTGACGCCCACTGCCGGAGAGATCCGCATTGGTGATTTCCCCATGAGCAAGGCGACCCTGCCGAATATCCGCCGGACCGTCGGCATGATCTTCCAGGATCCCGACGACCAGCTCTTTATGCCAACCGTTTACGATGATGTTGCTTTTGGGCCAATGAATATCGGCCTTCCGGCTGCGGAAGTCGATGCCAGGGTCAAATGTGCTCTGGAGCACGTGGGCGCACTGCACCTGCAGGAGAAGGCGCCGCACCACCTTTCGGGGGGGGAGAAAAAGAGGGTAGCCATTGCCACGGTCTTGTCCATGTCTCCGGATATCCTTGTTATGGACGAGCCTACCAGTGGGTTGGATCCATTTTCCAGACGCCAGCTCATGGAGCTTCTCCGGGACTTCCATCATACGAAAATTTTCACCAGTCATGATCTGGACATGGTCATCTGCCTCTGCGAGCGAACCATCATTCTTAACGAGGGAAAGGTCCAGGCGGACGGTCCTACCCTGGAAATTTTTCAAAATGACGCACTGCTTACACGATGCAGACTGGAAAAGCCTCTTTCCATGCAGGGATGTCCCGTTTGTGGATGTTTCCCCCAGCTGAGTTCAACGCTGAAAAAGGAGGTGCTCCCATGA
- a CDS encoding adenine phosphoribosyltransferase has protein sequence MEELKSIIRDIPDFPKKGIIFKDITTLLSDAASYQRMIDLLSHRYIGKRIDKVVGVEARGFIIGAALAYKLGAGIVLVRKPGKLPSETFKKTYDLEYGTDTLEMHTDAIKKGERVLIADDLLATGGTMSAVVDMVDSMGGELVECCFMAELEFLNGRTKLPVERVFSLLKF, from the coding sequence ATGGAAGAGTTGAAGAGTATCATCAGAGACATCCCGGATTTCCCCAAAAAAGGTATCATTTTCAAGGACATTACCACCCTGTTGTCTGATGCGGCGTCCTACCAGCGGATGATTGACCTCTTGTCCCACCGCTACATCGGCAAAAGAATCGACAAGGTGGTTGGGGTTGAGGCCAGAGGTTTCATAATCGGCGCAGCCCTGGCATATAAGCTGGGCGCCGGCATCGTGCTGGTGCGTAAGCCTGGTAAGCTTCCCTCGGAAACATTCAAAAAAACCTATGACCTGGAGTATGGCACCGATACCCTGGAAATGCACACTGATGCCATCAAGAAAGGGGAAAGGGTCCTGATCGCCGATGACCTGCTGGCCACGGGGGGAACCATGTCGGCTGTGGTCGATATGGTCGATTCCATGGGGGGAGAGCTTGTTGAATGCTGCTTCATGGCAGAGCTCGAATTCCTTAACGGCAGGACCAAACTGCCTGTCGAAAGAGTCTTTTCGCTGTTGAAGTTTTAG
- a CDS encoding carboxypeptidase-like regulatory domain-containing protein encodes MKKLVQVITLSVVVVIAAVTIAQEPATGTLSGRWMWLQKDLAGDGYVHLFNVTNGPPPLPESYWRVPDGTFPIEGDGRFTVQAPAGSYFLGGMKRLKGKGVGPLSPGDVFFLKKDENGKPFIHVVKAGEKADIGTFTDGVAFKGVLQKGVTAIEGTVADRDGKPVEGVLILAYANREMKGRPLFVSTKTDRKGNYRLGLHQGGTYYLKIRDFYGGGRPQEGQILGFYGSGEAAPVLVTTGAATKGIDIVGNRFAGRGNASP; translated from the coding sequence ATGAAAAAACTGGTTCAAGTTATCACTTTATCTGTGGTAGTAGTCATAGCTGCAGTCACAATTGCCCAGGAACCAGCAACCGGTACCCTGTCCGGCAGATGGATGTGGCTGCAGAAAGATCTGGCCGGCGACGGGTACGTCCATCTCTTCAATGTGACCAACGGTCCTCCTCCTTTACCGGAAAGCTACTGGCGAGTTCCTGACGGTACATTTCCGATTGAAGGTGATGGAAGATTTACCGTCCAGGCCCCTGCCGGCAGTTATTTCCTGGGAGGAATGAAGCGCCTCAAAGGAAAAGGGGTCGGGCCGCTGTCTCCGGGGGACGTTTTCTTTCTGAAAAAAGACGAAAACGGGAAACCATTCATACATGTTGTCAAAGCCGGTGAAAAAGCGGACATTGGCACTTTTACAGACGGTGTGGCCTTTAAAGGCGTCCTCCAGAAGGGGGTAACAGCCATAGAAGGCACGGTGGCCGATCGTGATGGGAAACCTGTAGAGGGAGTGCTGATCCTGGCCTATGCCAATCGGGAAATGAAAGGCAGGCCTCTTTTTGTCTCCACAAAGACCGATCGTAAGGGGAATTATCGCCTTGGCCTTCATCAGGGCGGTACCTATTACCTGAAAATAAGGGATTTTTACGGTGGTGGACGGCCGCAGGAGGGGCAGATCCTTGGTTTCTATGGCAGTGGGGAGGCAGCTCCAGTCCTGGTCACCACGGGGGCTGCTACTAAAGGAATCGATATCGTTGGCAACAGATTCGCTGGAAGAGGCAATGCATCTCCTTGA
- a CDS encoding HlyD family type I secretion periplasmic adaptor subunit, which translates to MNEQHSAKPSGLVRLSSRLFNAAETDSLDFAPSMVQLQEKPPAPLGRTVLKVVAILFCCVLLWAILGRLDIVAVAEGKLVPKTYLKIVQPSEQGIVEDILVKEGQSVTKGQLLMRMDAVLSTAEGNSLTSEFHRLRLGLRRIDAELAGRQLTRESGDPPDLFAQVSAQYHTNRQAQQSAIDEQQSVLERARQDMASAREIKAKLEQTLPHYREQERAYEDLFKTGTVAKLQFSEKQRDRIEKEHDLRTQEFTMKSNQALMAQAQKKMAQITAENRRQLQIERVESMGQFEKIRQELAKQQHRHQLLELRAPDDGVVKDLATHTTGTVVTPGTILMTLVPKEEPLQAEVWVSNEDIGFVRPNQPVKVKLSAFTFQKYGMLNGKVEQVSADSSENQGQTGTIDSTTSAPPKDLSRLRYKTLVTLSTQQLMADGQKHKLTPGMQVSAEIKLGTRSVVEYLFSPVTKAFHEAGRER; encoded by the coding sequence ATGAATGAGCAGCATTCAGCAAAACCTTCCGGCTTGGTGAGACTGTCCTCTAGGCTGTTCAATGCCGCTGAAACAGATTCGCTGGACTTTGCCCCCTCCATGGTTCAATTGCAGGAGAAGCCACCGGCACCGCTGGGACGGACCGTGTTGAAGGTTGTGGCGATACTGTTCTGTTGCGTCCTGCTGTGGGCTATTCTGGGGCGGCTGGATATCGTGGCGGTGGCGGAAGGCAAGCTGGTGCCGAAGACTTACCTGAAGATCGTGCAGCCTTCTGAACAGGGAATCGTGGAGGATATCCTTGTCAAGGAGGGGCAGTCGGTTACCAAGGGGCAACTCCTGATGCGGATGGATGCGGTACTCTCCACTGCGGAAGGTAACTCCCTTACTTCTGAATTCCACCGCTTGCGGCTTGGCCTGCGCCGCATAGATGCAGAGCTGGCAGGCAGGCAGCTTACCCGCGAGAGTGGCGACCCGCCTGATCTGTTCGCCCAGGTATCGGCGCAATACCACACCAACCGTCAGGCCCAGCAGAGTGCCATCGATGAGCAACAGAGCGTGCTGGAGCGTGCCCGCCAGGATATGGCTTCGGCCCGGGAAATCAAGGCAAAGCTTGAGCAGACACTGCCCCATTACCGTGAACAGGAAAGGGCCTACGAGGATCTTTTTAAAACAGGGACGGTTGCAAAGCTTCAGTTTTCTGAAAAGCAACGGGACCGGATCGAGAAGGAACATGACCTGAGAACCCAGGAGTTCACCATGAAAAGTAATCAGGCGCTGATGGCCCAGGCCCAGAAGAAGATGGCTCAGATCACGGCAGAAAACCGGCGCCAGTTGCAAATCGAACGGGTTGAAAGCATGGGACAGTTTGAGAAAATCAGGCAGGAGTTGGCCAAGCAGCAGCACCGTCACCAGTTACTGGAGCTGAGGGCACCGGACGACGGCGTTGTCAAGGATCTGGCCACACATACAACAGGTACGGTTGTGACGCCAGGGACCATTCTGATGACTTTGGTGCCCAAGGAAGAACCGCTGCAGGCCGAGGTATGGGTAAGCAACGAGGATATTGGTTTCGTGCGTCCCAATCAGCCGGTGAAGGTCAAGCTGTCCGCTTTCACCTTCCAGAAATACGGAATGCTTAACGGGAAAGTGGAACAGGTCAGCGCCGATTCCAGCGAAAACCAAGGCCAGACCGGAACGATCGATTCGACTACTTCAGCTCCGCCCAAGGACCTGAGCCGCCTGCGCTACAAAACCCTGGTGACGCTCTCCACCCAGCAACTCATGGCAGATGGACAAAAGCACAAATTAACCCCCGGCATGCAGGTGTCGGCCGAGATAAAATTGGGCACGAGATCGGTGGTGGAATACCTTTTCTCACCGGTAACAAAGGCGTTCCATGAGGCGGGGCGAGAACGGTAG
- a CDS encoding DMT family transporter has translation MTDTTIDRTGYGEIAAPFLFVLLWSTGFIGAKFGLPFAEPFTFLLWRFGFVTLLLLAMALLMRAPWPASPVQALHIAVSGVLVNALYIGGVFCAIYQGVPAGIVSLIAGLQPLFTAVVAARILGEKVYPRQWVGFGLGLVGVVQVLMDKISFVGGSPLGLSMAIMALFGITAGTLYQKRYCALMDLRSGGVIQFAASALTMALLAPTFETMQVRWTGTFIFAMAWLVVVLSLGAITLLNILIRRGEASRVASLFYLVPPVTSLMAFLFFDEQLGVTALMGMFVTVTGVALAIKR, from the coding sequence ATGACGGATACCACCATAGACAGAACTGGTTATGGGGAGATCGCGGCGCCCTTTTTATTTGTCCTCCTCTGGAGCACCGGTTTCATTGGTGCAAAGTTCGGCCTTCCGTTCGCCGAGCCTTTCACCTTTCTTCTCTGGCGGTTCGGGTTCGTCACGCTGCTGCTTCTGGCCATGGCCCTGCTGATGCGGGCACCCTGGCCTGCCAGCCCAGTTCAGGCACTACACATTGCCGTATCCGGCGTTCTGGTCAACGCCCTCTATATTGGTGGTGTGTTCTGCGCGATCTATCAGGGGGTGCCTGCCGGTATCGTATCTCTCATCGCCGGGTTGCAGCCGCTGTTCACCGCCGTTGTCGCTGCGCGAATACTGGGGGAGAAGGTGTACCCCAGGCAATGGGTTGGTTTTGGCCTCGGTCTGGTGGGCGTAGTACAGGTGCTGATGGACAAGATTTCTTTTGTCGGGGGCAGCCCACTGGGCCTATCCATGGCCATAATGGCCCTGTTTGGCATCACCGCAGGCACACTTTATCAGAAACGCTACTGCGCTCTTATGGATTTGCGGAGCGGCGGCGTAATCCAATTCGCTGCCTCAGCGCTGACAATGGCGCTCCTGGCGCCAACCTTTGAAACAATGCAGGTACGTTGGACTGGCACATTCATATTTGCCATGGCCTGGCTGGTGGTAGTGCTGTCGCTGGGGGCCATCACCCTGCTCAATATCCTTATCCGGCGCGGCGAAGCCTCACGGGTGGCTAGCCTGTTTTATCTCGTCCCGCCGGTTACCTCGTTGATGGCCTTCCTGTTCTTCGACGAACAGCTGGGCGTTACCGCCCTGATGGGGATGTTCGTGACCGTAACCGGGGTCGCGTTGGCAATTAAGAGATAG